Proteins from one Apis cerana isolate GH-2021 linkage group LG11, AcerK_1.0, whole genome shotgun sequence genomic window:
- the LOC107994792 gene encoding uncharacterized protein LOC107994792 isoform X2: MDWENRTVSLLLCLSILLATIHNGNAERKIVCYYTNWSIYRPGTAKFSPQNINPYLCTHLIYAFGGFTKDNALKPFDKYQDIEKGGYAKFTGLKTYNKNLKTLLAIGGWNEGSSRFSPMVADPGRRREFVKNAIKFLRKNHFDGLDLDWEYPAFRDGGKPRDKDNYANLVQELREEFEREASKTGRPRLLLTLAMPAGIEYIDKGYDIPRLNEYLDFVNLLSYDYHSSYEPAVNHHAPLYPLEEDNEYNYDTELTIDYTVNYLLKKGASSEKIILGIPTYGRSYTLFNQDATDLGSPADGPGIEGDATREKGYLAYYEICESLAQSDEWEVVEPNPDAMGPYAFKGDQWVGYDDEDIVRLKARYVNEKKLGGIMFWTIDNDDFRGKCHDRPYPLIEAAKESLLSDATDTVRKSKPVEGRKKSRIQGTRSDTERRKNGGRGGTTATPVSRNRVPTSSRPRYRTFTRPRANEQDEEGGGRVDRRSYDSSSEDEEKQGREEEEENSERGNAVNAANKRERSRDGKKSSRGAKNRSSKNRRKQVRRKEEGDNGLDSKESLSNKLTTPEPPTTPDPGTDFKCEDEGFFSHPRDCKKYFWCLDSGPGGLGVVAHQFTCPSGLVFNKAADSCDYPRNVACPKSKTSASTTRAPITAATSRTTYLYSTTTRRPSTAKPDPEEEYEYYEDEEEGGEEGEEEEEKEEAKVTSTPKTLLYKTITRNKPSTASTTSTTTSTTTTTTTTTEATSKSTDSEDEEDPKVIKELITLIKKAGGIEQLEKQLLLQDKNSNESSASSGGESATPATISRTLYERVLNRQAGKVTSRQRASTNTNFANGPGRAQFEGLEEVPEVKGLRRSQKPKYVTIERPKHSTKEPPLNGEEVEKEEEEEDLDGDNTDVASSEEQTISNPFLTGSTQRATPNYIDIRRARPSSTSRKDENDVEEKSKDGEEEAPIRRRRPSNTKTSSTENVRDEESRSSTSEENSQTTKSRYVSVQRFRSTTPQSTEAVPEVVASTTESIEPSKIGDEKVDNTTTSPLTSTLPWIGSSSTPNDDILPVETEAGRTEEAETERAILSTTSESSSTTDSVKLVEDSATEILLTTAPASLSTLSIPNTRISTASVSQPRPFGFNRRNRPSSTEPTTTTTTPLPPSNDQTRSKVANTEVNRLPTLKELIGYQTNNYIATGPSPVFLNLFPLTTKSEEVLSREKNVDRVLEQVIIEKNTIFNDTELRSWNKHDDGIENDFQSNLTVDGIDAYYVEDDTLLANKKRIDHEDSSEIDLKPTTMRGIPLINLLHSQVPRGFYVTRSEVEHSMSKKVKIDALTTELTTLSVENNENIPSGISEKIGQSDVDGKVIIEHDNAEENLEFDVTTNLNTKLSMKNNRNGVRVEGRVESTSVSTDQVQMEKDVPSVIKFTEISIPEENVTTSSISISLSDSSPSTSQSSNESDIIINSTTKKSLTNDHDTPSILNIVIPIITISSNITTDTNLLESNVTELRMENTTHSADLENSYSINSQNRGKSTKNDEEFKSILSTTTLSSTSTVETSVTDRTINVFDIHDEKIKFTSNYEFGHKFRRRGQNRYYVNRLNKDQENSTKVVERRQNSRRKIIGYRRPLRRPVFNGKAVNDSFVHEVTTLKETKANDSKRNLNDWKDMNKEGTNVEKRLMSKANQTGNEAVFDEEHLRIKENIDRSESEVNSSKNTVTSRTPGNLSSTRLRKPTAFTLTPLQSKTTNTFANHRKTHLTDGKLQTVVNETLDTVDERTETSKPEKDIDQNSRAQEIAVTLADPPSVQSSTTGRPSLRNALKRKISTTVAPRTDATTSRASLRFTPALSDRQKPRTKDKTHRNSTTTRPRQRPPVVDYDYYEDEEEPVIGKSTFNGKLFLTSKGTFRCLDQGNFPHPYSCKKFITCARMVNGLVIGAEYTCPDRLSFDPVGGICNWSAGLGCKE, translated from the exons ATGGATTGG GAGAACCGAACGGTGTCACTGCTGCTTTGCCTAAGTATTCTACTCGCGACGATTCATAACG GCAATGCCGAGCGTAAGATCGTATGTTATTACACCAACTGGTCCATTTATCGACCAGGAACCGCCAAGTTTTCGCCCCAGAACATCAATCCGTATTTATGCACCCACTTGATCTACGCTTTCGGCGGGTTCACCAAGGACAACGCTTTGAAACCTTTCGACAAGTATCAAGATATCGAGAAAG GTGGATACGCCAAGTTCACCGGCTTGAAAACGTACAACAAGAACCTGAAAACCTTGTTGGCCATCGGTGGTTGGAACGAGGGCTCGAGCAGGTTCTCGCCTATGGTAGCCGACCCCGGCAGAAGGCGAGAATTCGTCAAGAACGCGATCAAGTTTCTTCGAAAGAATCATTTCGACGGTCTCGATCTCGACTGGGAATATCCCGCGTTCAGAGACGGTGGAAAGCCTCGGGACAAGGACAATTACGCCAACCTGGTGCAG GAACTGAGGGAGGAGTTCGAGAGGGAGGCTTCGAAGACCGGAAGGCCGAGACTTTTGCTGACGTTGGCGATGCCGGCCGGCATCGAGTACATCGACAAAGGTTACGATATACCCAGATTGAACGAGTACCTGGATTTCGTCAATCTCCTCTCCTACGATTACCACTCGTCTTACGAGCCTGCCGTCAATCACCACGCCCCCCTCTATCCCCTGGAGGAGGACAACGAGTACAACTACGACACCGAATTGACGATC GACTACACGGTTAATTATCTGCTGAAGAAAGGCGCCAGCTCGGAGAAGATAATTCTAGGGATCCCCACGTATGGAAGATCCTACACGCTTTTCAACCAAGACGCCACCGATCTGGGATCACCGGCAGATGGCCCGGGAATCGAAGGCGACGCTACTCGGGAGAAAGGCTATCTTGCCTATTACGAG ATTTGCGAGAGTTTGGCGCAATCGGACGAGTGGGAAGTGGTCGAGCCTAATCCTGACGCGATGGGCCCTTACGCGTTCAAGGGGGATCAGTGGGTAGGCTACGACGACGAGGATATAGTGAGATTAAAAGCGAGATACGTGAACGAGAAGAAGTTGGGAGGAATAATGTTCTGGACGATCGACAACGACGATTTCCGGGGGAAATGCCACGATCGGCCGTATCCACTGATCGAAGCGGCGAAAGAGAGCCTCCTGTCCGACGCCAC GGACACCGTTCGGAAGTCGAAACCGGTGGAGGGACGCAAGAAGTCTCGGATTCAAGGGACTCGAAGCGACacggagagaaggaaaaatggCGGACGAGGCGGCACAACAGCGACGCCCGTGTCGAGAAATCGAGTTCCCACTTCTTCGAGGCCGAGATATCGAACGTTCACGCGGCCAAGAGCGAACGAACAGgacgaggagggagggggccgAGTCGATAGACGATCCTACGATTCCTCGTCCGAGGACGAGGAGAAGcagggaagggaggaggaagaggaaaattcGGAGAGAGGGAACGCGGTTAACGCGGCGAACAAGCGAGAAAGATCCAGGGACGGGAAGAAAAGTAGTAGGGGGGCGAAGAATCGTTCGAGCAAGAATCGCAGAAAGCAAGTCCGTCGTAAAGAAGAGGGCGACAATGGCCTCGATTCGAAGGAGTCGTTGAGTAACAAACTGACTACCCCGGAACCCCCGACCACTCCCGATCCTGGAACAG ATTTCAAGTGCGAGGACGAAGGATTTTTCTCCCACCCTCGAGactgcaaaaaatatttctggtGCTTGGACAGCGGGCCGGGAGGTTTGGGCGTGGTTGCGCACCAGTTCACCTGCCCTTCCG GATTGGTGTTCAACAAGGCAGCCGATTCCTGCGACTATCCTCGCAACGTCGCGTGCCCGAAGTCGAAGACGTCGGCGTCGACGACGAGGGCGCCGATAACGGCAGCCACAAGCCGCACCACTTACCTGTACAGCACCACCACGCGCCGACCTTCCACCGCGAAACCGGATCCGGAGGAGGAATACGAGTATtacgaggacgaggaggaggggggagaagaaggggaggaagaggaggagaaagaggaagccAAGGTGACCTCCACTCCCAAGACGCTTTTGTACAAAACGATCACCAGAAACAAGCCCAGCACTGCCAGCACTACGAGTACTACTACTAGCACTACAACTACTACAACGACAACAACAGAGGCGACTTCGAAATCGACCGATTCGGAGGATGAAGAGGATCCTAAGGTGATAAAGGAGCTGATAACGTTGATCAAGAAAGCAGGCGGTATAGAGCAATTGGAGAAGCAGTTGTTGCTTCAAGACAAAAATTCGAACGAGAGTTCGGCGAGCTCTGGCGGGGAGAGCGCTACGCCAGCTACTATAAGTCGCACCTTGTACGAGCGCGTGCTGAATCGTCAGGCTGGTAAAGTTACGAGCAGGCAGAGAGCTTCGACGAATACGAATTTCGCGAATGGGCCGGGGAGAGCGCAGTTCGAGGGATTGGAAGAGGTTCCAGAGGTGAAGGGATTGAGGCGATCGCAGAAACCGAAATACGTGACCATCGAGAGACCAAA GCACTCGACGAAGGAGCCGCCATTGAACGGGGAAGAGgtggagaaagaggaggaggaggaggatctgGACGGAGACAACACGGACGTGGCTTCCTCCGAGGAGCAAACGATTAGCAATCCTTTTCTAACCGGCTCGACGCAGAGGGCGACGCCTAATTACATCGATATAAGACGCGCTCGACCCTCGTCGACATCGAG GAAAGACGAGAACGACGTTGAGGAGAAGAGCAAGGATGGAGAGGAGGAGGCGCCAATTCGACGCCGACGTCCAAG CAATACCAAGACGAGCTCAACCGAGAATGTCAGAGACGAGGAATCTCGTTCATCCACGAGCGAAGAAAACTCGCAGACGACTAAATCCAG ATACGTGAGCGTGCAAAGATTCAGAAGCACGACTCCTCAATCGACGGAGGCTGTTCCGGAGGTTGTTGCATCGACCACGGAATCGATCGAGCCGTCGAAGATCGGGGACGAGAAAGTAGATAATACGACGACCAGTCCGTTAACGAGTACCTTACCTTGGATCGGTTCTTCCTCGACGCCCAACGACGACATCCTCCCCGTTGAAACGGAGGCGGGAAGAACGGAAGAGGCTGAGACGGAGAGAGCGATCCTCTCGACGACCTCGGAGTCGAGCTCGACCACCGACTCCGTGAAACTCGTGGAAGATTCGGCGACGGAGATCCTGTTGACCACGGCGCCGGCGAGCTTGTCCACGCTGTCGATTCCGAATACGAGGATCAGCACCGCGTCGGTATCTCAGCCGAGGCCGTTCGGCTTTAACCGAAGAAACAGGCCGTCGTCGACCGAGCCCacgaccaccaccaccactccGTTGCCACCGTCCAACGATCAGACGAGGTCCAAG GTGGCCAACACGGAAGTTAATAGACTGCCAACCCTCAAGGAACTAATCGGTTATCAAACGAACAATTACATCGCCACCGGTCCATCGCCCGTATTCTTGAATTTGTTTCCTCTCACAACGAAAAGCGAAGAGGTTTTGTCGCGCGAGAAAAATGTTGATCGCGTTCTCGAACAGGTTATCATTGAAAAGAATACGATTTTCAACGATACAGAACTTAGATCTTGGAACAAGCACGATGACGGgatagaaaatgattttcaatcaaatttaacCGTGGATGGTATAGACGCGTATTACGTCGAGGACGATACTTTGTTGGCTAACAAGAAGAGAATCGATCATGAAGATTCGTCAGAAATCGATCTGAAGCCTACCACTATGCGTGGCATTCCACTGATCAATTTGCTGCACAGTCAAGTTCCGCGTGGTTTTTACGTCACTAGAAGCGAAGTGGAACATTCAATGTCGAAAAAAGTAAAGATCGACGCGTTAACCACCGAATTGACCACCTTGTCTGTGGagaataacgaaaatattccTTCTGGGATCTCTGAAAAAATTGGACAATCCGATGTAGATGGAAAAGTGATTATCGAGCACGATAACGCCGAAGAAAATCTCGAGTTTGACGTTACCACGAATTTAAATACCAAATTAtccatgaaaaataatagaaatggaGTTAGAGTCGAGGGTAGAGTGGAAAGCACATCTGTTTCAACGGATCAAGTCCAAATGGAGAAAGATGTACCATCGGTAATAAAATTCACCGAGATTTCAATTCCGGAAGAAAACGTAACAACTTCTTCGATTTCCATATCTTTATCCGATTCGTCACCTTCTACCTCCCAATCTTCTAATGAATCcgacattattattaattctacgACCAAAAAATCCTTAACCAACGATCACGATACTCcttctattttgaatattgtgaTTCCCATAATCACGATATCATCCAATATTACGACTGATACGAACTTATTAGAATCAAACGTAACAGAATTACGTATGGAGAATACAACGCATTCTGCGGATTTAGAAAACAGCTATTCGATAAATAGTCAAAATAGAGGAAAATCTACAAAAAATGACGAAGAATTCAAATCGATTTTATCGACCACGACGCTTTCTTCGACTAGCACCGTGGAAACGTCGGTTACCGACAGGACGATCAATGTGTTCGATATCCACgatgaaaagattaaatttacttcGAATTACGAATTCGGTCATAAATTTCGGAGACGTGGTCAGAATCGTTATTACGTGAATCGATTGAACAAAGATCAAGAGAATTCAACGAAAGTAGTCGAAAGAAGGCAAAATTCTCGTCGTAAAATTATAGGTTATCGAAGGCCGCTACGCAGACCTGTTTTCAATGGTAAAGCTGTGAACGACTCGTTCGTTCACGAAGTAACTACtttgaaagaaacgaaagcgaATGATTccaagagaaatttaaatgattggaAAGACATGAACAAAGAAGGAACAAATGTGGAAAAGAGGTTAATGTCAAAGGCAAATCAAACGGGAAACGAAGCTGTTTTCGACGAAGAACATCTTCGGATTAAGgagaatatcgatcgatccgaATCCGAG GTGAATTCCTCGAAGAATACGGTAACATCTCGTACACCAGGAAATTTGTCGTCGACCAGATTGAGAAAACCCACTGCATTCACTTTGACGCCATTGCAAAGCAAAACTACAAACACATTCGCGAATCATCGAAAGACTCATCTGACCGATGGAAAATTACAAACTGTTGTTAACGAAACATTGG ATACCGTGGATGAAAGAACGGAAACTTCGAAACCTGAGAAAGATATCGATCAAAATAGTAGAGCACAAGAAATCGCGGTCACATTGGCGGATCCACCGTCTGTACAATCATCAACCACCG GTCGACCATCGTTACGGAACGCCCTGAAGCGCAAAATAAGCACTACGGTTGCACCTAGAACAGATGCAACGACAAGCAGGGCTAGCCTCAGGTTTACACCGGCTCTCAGTGATCGACAGAAGCCGAGAACGAAGGATAAAACTCACCGAAACTCGACGACAACAAGGCCTAGACAACGACCGCCTGTTGTCGATTACGATTATTACGAGGATGAGGAGGAACCGGTGATCGGAAAATCAACCTTCAATGGAAAACTCTTTCTCACGAGTAAAGGAACTTTTCGATGCTTGGATCAAGGCAATTTTCCTCACCCTTACTCTtgcaaaaaattcattacttGCGCTAGAATGGTAAACGGATTGGTGATCGGAGCCGAGTACACTTGCCCTGACAGGTTATCTTTTGACCCAGTCGGTGGTATTTGCAATTGGTCAGCTGGACTTGGCTgcaaagaataa
- the LOC107994792 gene encoding mucin-12 isoform X4: MDWENRTVSLLLCLSILLATIHNGNAERKIVCYYTNWSIYRPGTAKFSPQNINPYLCTHLIYAFGGFTKDNALKPFDKYQDIEKGGYAKFTGLKTYNKNLKTLLAIGGWNEGSSRFSPMVADPGRRREFVKNAIKFLRKNHFDGLDLDWEYPAFRDGGKPRDKDNYANLVQELREEFEREASKTGRPRLLLTLAMPAGIEYIDKGYDIPRLNEYLDFVNLLSYDYHSSYEPAVNHHAPLYPLEEDNEYNYDTELTIDYTVNYLLKKGASSEKIILGIPTYGRSYTLFNQDATDLGSPADGPGIEGDATREKGYLAYYEICESLAQSDEWEVVEPNPDAMGPYAFKGDQWVGYDDEDIVRLKARYVNEKKLGGIMFWTIDNDDFRGKCHDRPYPLIEAAKESLLSDATDTVRKSKPVEGRKKSRIQGTRSDTERRKNGGRGGTTATPVSRNRVPTSSRPRYRTFTRPRANEQDEEGGGRVDRRSYDSSSEDEEKQGREEEEENSERGNAVNAANKRERSRDGKKSSRGAKNRSSKNRRKQVRRKEEGDNGLDSKESLSNKLTTPEPPTTPDPGTDFKCEDEGFFSHPRDCKKYFWCLDSGPGGLGVVAHQFTCPSGLVFNKAADSCDYPRNVACPKSKTSASTTRAPITAATSRTTYLYSTTTRRPSTAKPDPEEEYEYYEDEEEGGEEGEEEEEKEEAKVTSTPKTLLYKTITRNKPSTASTTSTTTSTTTTTTTTTEATSKSTDSEDEEDPKVIKELITLIKKAGGIEQLEKQLLLQDKNSNESSASSGGESATPATISRTLYERVLNRQAGKVTSRQRASTNTNFANGPGRAQFEGLEEVPEVKGLRRSQKPKYVTIERPKHSTKEPPLNGEEVEKEEEEEDLDGDNTDVASSEEQTISNPFLTGSTQRATPNYIDIRRARPSSTSRKDENDVEEKSKDGEEEAPIRRRRPSNTKTSSTENVRDEESRSSTSEENSQTTKSRYVSVQRFRSTTPQSTEAVPEVVASTTESIEPSKIGDEKVDNTTTSPLTSTLPWIGSSSTPNDDILPVETEAGRTEEAETERAILSTTSESSSTTDSVKLVEDSATEILLTTAPASLSTLSIPNTRISTASVSQPRPFGFNRRNRPSSTEPTTTTTTPLPPSNDQTRSKVNSSKNTVTSRTPGNLSSTRLRKPTAFTLTPLQSKTTNTFANHRKTHLTDGKLQTVVNETLDTVDERTETSKPEKDIDQNSRAQEIAVTLADPPSVQSSTTGRPSLRNALKRKISTTVAPRTDATTSRASLRFTPALSDRQKPRTKDKTHRNSTTTRPRQRPPVVDYDYYEDEEEPVIGKSTFNGKLFLTSKGTFRCLDQGNFPHPYSCKKFITCARMVNGLVIGAEYTCPDRLSFDPVGGICNWSAGLGCKE; encoded by the exons ATGGATTGG GAGAACCGAACGGTGTCACTGCTGCTTTGCCTAAGTATTCTACTCGCGACGATTCATAACG GCAATGCCGAGCGTAAGATCGTATGTTATTACACCAACTGGTCCATTTATCGACCAGGAACCGCCAAGTTTTCGCCCCAGAACATCAATCCGTATTTATGCACCCACTTGATCTACGCTTTCGGCGGGTTCACCAAGGACAACGCTTTGAAACCTTTCGACAAGTATCAAGATATCGAGAAAG GTGGATACGCCAAGTTCACCGGCTTGAAAACGTACAACAAGAACCTGAAAACCTTGTTGGCCATCGGTGGTTGGAACGAGGGCTCGAGCAGGTTCTCGCCTATGGTAGCCGACCCCGGCAGAAGGCGAGAATTCGTCAAGAACGCGATCAAGTTTCTTCGAAAGAATCATTTCGACGGTCTCGATCTCGACTGGGAATATCCCGCGTTCAGAGACGGTGGAAAGCCTCGGGACAAGGACAATTACGCCAACCTGGTGCAG GAACTGAGGGAGGAGTTCGAGAGGGAGGCTTCGAAGACCGGAAGGCCGAGACTTTTGCTGACGTTGGCGATGCCGGCCGGCATCGAGTACATCGACAAAGGTTACGATATACCCAGATTGAACGAGTACCTGGATTTCGTCAATCTCCTCTCCTACGATTACCACTCGTCTTACGAGCCTGCCGTCAATCACCACGCCCCCCTCTATCCCCTGGAGGAGGACAACGAGTACAACTACGACACCGAATTGACGATC GACTACACGGTTAATTATCTGCTGAAGAAAGGCGCCAGCTCGGAGAAGATAATTCTAGGGATCCCCACGTATGGAAGATCCTACACGCTTTTCAACCAAGACGCCACCGATCTGGGATCACCGGCAGATGGCCCGGGAATCGAAGGCGACGCTACTCGGGAGAAAGGCTATCTTGCCTATTACGAG ATTTGCGAGAGTTTGGCGCAATCGGACGAGTGGGAAGTGGTCGAGCCTAATCCTGACGCGATGGGCCCTTACGCGTTCAAGGGGGATCAGTGGGTAGGCTACGACGACGAGGATATAGTGAGATTAAAAGCGAGATACGTGAACGAGAAGAAGTTGGGAGGAATAATGTTCTGGACGATCGACAACGACGATTTCCGGGGGAAATGCCACGATCGGCCGTATCCACTGATCGAAGCGGCGAAAGAGAGCCTCCTGTCCGACGCCAC GGACACCGTTCGGAAGTCGAAACCGGTGGAGGGACGCAAGAAGTCTCGGATTCAAGGGACTCGAAGCGACacggagagaaggaaaaatggCGGACGAGGCGGCACAACAGCGACGCCCGTGTCGAGAAATCGAGTTCCCACTTCTTCGAGGCCGAGATATCGAACGTTCACGCGGCCAAGAGCGAACGAACAGgacgaggagggagggggccgAGTCGATAGACGATCCTACGATTCCTCGTCCGAGGACGAGGAGAAGcagggaagggaggaggaagaggaaaattcGGAGAGAGGGAACGCGGTTAACGCGGCGAACAAGCGAGAAAGATCCAGGGACGGGAAGAAAAGTAGTAGGGGGGCGAAGAATCGTTCGAGCAAGAATCGCAGAAAGCAAGTCCGTCGTAAAGAAGAGGGCGACAATGGCCTCGATTCGAAGGAGTCGTTGAGTAACAAACTGACTACCCCGGAACCCCCGACCACTCCCGATCCTGGAACAG ATTTCAAGTGCGAGGACGAAGGATTTTTCTCCCACCCTCGAGactgcaaaaaatatttctggtGCTTGGACAGCGGGCCGGGAGGTTTGGGCGTGGTTGCGCACCAGTTCACCTGCCCTTCCG GATTGGTGTTCAACAAGGCAGCCGATTCCTGCGACTATCCTCGCAACGTCGCGTGCCCGAAGTCGAAGACGTCGGCGTCGACGACGAGGGCGCCGATAACGGCAGCCACAAGCCGCACCACTTACCTGTACAGCACCACCACGCGCCGACCTTCCACCGCGAAACCGGATCCGGAGGAGGAATACGAGTATtacgaggacgaggaggaggggggagaagaaggggaggaagaggaggagaaagaggaagccAAGGTGACCTCCACTCCCAAGACGCTTTTGTACAAAACGATCACCAGAAACAAGCCCAGCACTGCCAGCACTACGAGTACTACTACTAGCACTACAACTACTACAACGACAACAACAGAGGCGACTTCGAAATCGACCGATTCGGAGGATGAAGAGGATCCTAAGGTGATAAAGGAGCTGATAACGTTGATCAAGAAAGCAGGCGGTATAGAGCAATTGGAGAAGCAGTTGTTGCTTCAAGACAAAAATTCGAACGAGAGTTCGGCGAGCTCTGGCGGGGAGAGCGCTACGCCAGCTACTATAAGTCGCACCTTGTACGAGCGCGTGCTGAATCGTCAGGCTGGTAAAGTTACGAGCAGGCAGAGAGCTTCGACGAATACGAATTTCGCGAATGGGCCGGGGAGAGCGCAGTTCGAGGGATTGGAAGAGGTTCCAGAGGTGAAGGGATTGAGGCGATCGCAGAAACCGAAATACGTGACCATCGAGAGACCAAA GCACTCGACGAAGGAGCCGCCATTGAACGGGGAAGAGgtggagaaagaggaggaggaggaggatctgGACGGAGACAACACGGACGTGGCTTCCTCCGAGGAGCAAACGATTAGCAATCCTTTTCTAACCGGCTCGACGCAGAGGGCGACGCCTAATTACATCGATATAAGACGCGCTCGACCCTCGTCGACATCGAG GAAAGACGAGAACGACGTTGAGGAGAAGAGCAAGGATGGAGAGGAGGAGGCGCCAATTCGACGCCGACGTCCAAG CAATACCAAGACGAGCTCAACCGAGAATGTCAGAGACGAGGAATCTCGTTCATCCACGAGCGAAGAAAACTCGCAGACGACTAAATCCAG ATACGTGAGCGTGCAAAGATTCAGAAGCACGACTCCTCAATCGACGGAGGCTGTTCCGGAGGTTGTTGCATCGACCACGGAATCGATCGAGCCGTCGAAGATCGGGGACGAGAAAGTAGATAATACGACGACCAGTCCGTTAACGAGTACCTTACCTTGGATCGGTTCTTCCTCGACGCCCAACGACGACATCCTCCCCGTTGAAACGGAGGCGGGAAGAACGGAAGAGGCTGAGACGGAGAGAGCGATCCTCTCGACGACCTCGGAGTCGAGCTCGACCACCGACTCCGTGAAACTCGTGGAAGATTCGGCGACGGAGATCCTGTTGACCACGGCGCCGGCGAGCTTGTCCACGCTGTCGATTCCGAATACGAGGATCAGCACCGCGTCGGTATCTCAGCCGAGGCCGTTCGGCTTTAACCGAAGAAACAGGCCGTCGTCGACCGAGCCCacgaccaccaccaccactccGTTGCCACCGTCCAACGATCAGACGAGGTCCAAG GTGAATTCCTCGAAGAATACGGTAACATCTCGTACACCAGGAAATTTGTCGTCGACCAGATTGAGAAAACCCACTGCATTCACTTTGACGCCATTGCAAAGCAAAACTACAAACACATTCGCGAATCATCGAAAGACTCATCTGACCGATGGAAAATTACAAACTGTTGTTAACGAAACATTGG ATACCGTGGATGAAAGAACGGAAACTTCGAAACCTGAGAAAGATATCGATCAAAATAGTAGAGCACAAGAAATCGCGGTCACATTGGCGGATCCACCGTCTGTACAATCATCAACCACCG GTCGACCATCGTTACGGAACGCCCTGAAGCGCAAAATAAGCACTACGGTTGCACCTAGAACAGATGCAACGACAAGCAGGGCTAGCCTCAGGTTTACACCGGCTCTCAGTGATCGACAGAAGCCGAGAACGAAGGATAAAACTCACCGAAACTCGACGACAACAAGGCCTAGACAACGACCGCCTGTTGTCGATTACGATTATTACGAGGATGAGGAGGAACCGGTGATCGGAAAATCAACCTTCAATGGAAAACTCTTTCTCACGAGTAAAGGAACTTTTCGATGCTTGGATCAAGGCAATTTTCCTCACCCTTACTCTtgcaaaaaattcattacttGCGCTAGAATGGTAAACGGATTGGTGATCGGAGCCGAGTACACTTGCCCTGACAGGTTATCTTTTGACCCAGTCGGTGGTATTTGCAATTGGTCAGCTGGACTTGGCTgcaaagaataa